The Plasmodium relictum strain SGS1 genome assembly, contig: PRELSG_00_v1_358, whole genome shotgun sequence genomic interval aaaaatatatgataaaaaacaggaaaaaaatatattaaattttcttataaatttttttatatttatccttttaattttcatatttcaATGTTCTAATAATGtaggttaataataatactcaaaattatttttttttttttttactattttttttacattttattaacattaaaaaaaaaccttttatttattattgaattttatttgttattcTAGAGGATTCTAGAGGGATTCTTTAAGATCGTGCAATTACAAAAATGACTTAAAAAGCATATTATATTTAGGAGCTAAAAGATCATTAGTAGAAGGTAATAATacaataaatgaaataaacgAAGAATTAGAACACTGTGAACAAATGGTAAAAGGAgcaaatttaaaattagataataaaataaatgaagtcGAGAACAATTCATATGTAAAaccaaaaaataaaaaaaattgcacAGATATAGaagtaaataatataaacacTACAGAGGTAGAAGTAGGAAAAGAAATAAAGACAAacgagaaaaataaaaaaggaatatttcctaaaaattttctaataCTCAAAGATAAATATGAAACAATTGCCgcatattttataattttcctGATATTTTGCATATTGTTATCATTGATAATTGGTTTATTTTCCAACAATACAAATGTTCATGATTTGCTTATGGTGTTTTTTTGTTTACTATGTTTAATACTTATTATCCTCATATTTTacgagaaaaaaaaaaaagaagaacaaaaaatatattataagcAGTTAATAGAATTAGCTATTAACTATTTATAGAATAACAGTGATATATTAGCTGACCTTTAAAATACTTTTACTGTATCTTAAACAGtcatattaataaagaacatATAGAGAAAACCtactaatttaatttataataaaattcatatatagaattatatacttagtatataaaaaatattacatatgacaatttttttttttgctaatCAATTATTTGTTTTGTTAAATCagtttttattcattttgaaaaaaaaaaaatttatttttttttttttttaaaaacataatgaaaaaaattttaatggaaatctttttgtaaaattttttttgaaataaaattaatttttaaagcaAAAATTGAATTCGAAATTTAACagattgatttattaattggttaTCCGGCGACTTTAAGCAATGCATAtccaagttaataaagagaaaattttatcattcttttataattttgtattaaagTTTCTAtataattgatttattaattggtcatttaatgact includes:
- a CDS encoding fam-h protein, with translation MNSKSNAILNFSTYYECYSHIYKDLIITNMSNLKIYDKKQEKNILNFLINFFIFILLIFIFQCSNNRDSLRSCNYKNDLKSILYLGAKRSLVEGNNTINEINEELEHCEQMVKGANLKLDNKINEVENNSYVKPKNKKNCTDIEVNNINTTEVEVGKEIKTNEKNKKGIFPKNFLILKDKYETIAAYFIIFLIFCILLSLIIGLFSNNTNVHDLLMVFFCLLCLILIILIFYEKKKKEEQKIYYKQLIELAINYL